GGTGGCGGTGGCCGCGATGCTGCTGACCTTCCCGGCGATGCGGGCGGCCGGAGCCTCGCTGCTGGCCTCGGCCGGCATCCTCGGCATCGTCGCCGGTGTGGCCGCACAGTCCACGCTCGCCAACCTCTTCGCCGGGCTCCAGATCGCTTTCGGCGACATGGTGCGGCTCGGCGACACCGTCGTGGTGGACGGCGAGTGGGGCACCGTCGACGAGATCACGCTGACGTTCCTGACGGTACGGACGTGGGACGAGCGCCGGATCACCATGCCGGTGTCGTACTTCACCTCGAAGCCGTTCGAGAACTGGTCCCGCGGCGGCGTCCAGATGACCGGCATCGTCTTCTTCCACGTCGACCACTCCGCTCCCGTGGAGGCGATGCGCGAGCGGCTCCGCGACATCCTGCGCGAGTGCCCGGCCTGGGACGGCCGCGACTACGGCCTCGCGGTCACCGACACGACGCCCAACACCATGCAGGTGCGGGCGCTGGTGACCGCGAAGGACGCGGACGACATCTGGACGGTGCGGGTCACGGTCCGCGAGCGGATGATCCGGTGGCTGGCCGAGGAGCATCCGTACGCGCTGCCGCGGGTCAACACGGCGGAGGCCATGCCGCCGCCTGGCAGGAACGGCCATGGGTCGCCCGACGGACATGTCCCCAGGGTGAGGGCGCACGAGCCGCCGAGGACGGGCCGGGGGTAGCCGCCGGCCTCAGTGCCCTCGCTCGGCCCCGCCGTTGACCTGGATGATCTGCGAGGTGATGTGCCCGGCGCCCGGGGAGGCGAGCCAGTGCAGCGTCGCGGCGACGTCCCCCGGCGTACCGGCACGCCCGGTCGAGGTCTCGGCGATGCGCTCGGCGTGCCGCTCCTCTGTCATCGCGTCGCCGAAGAACTCGGTGTCCTCGATGTATCCG
The Streptomyces sp. CGMCC 4.7035 DNA segment above includes these coding regions:
- a CDS encoding mechanosensitive ion channel family protein; translated protein: MENVLRPVIVVGGSVVLTLLIGGATDLLLRKANGGHPETPLWGLLRRGRIPYQLVLCAALLRGSYDEAKLLQAHRVGIGRTLTLVLIGSAAWLVIRIAAAIVETSYSRYARAHRDPARVRRVRTQVSLIMRVVAAVVGVVAVAAMLLTFPAMRAAGASLLASAGILGIVAGVAAQSTLANLFAGLQIAFGDMVRLGDTVVVDGEWGTVDEITLTFLTVRTWDERRITMPVSYFTSKPFENWSRGGVQMTGIVFFHVDHSAPVEAMRERLRDILRECPAWDGRDYGLAVTDTTPNTMQVRALVTAKDADDIWTVRVTVRERMIRWLAEEHPYALPRVNTAEAMPPPGRNGHGSPDGHVPRVRAHEPPRTGRG